DNA from Mycobacterium bourgelatii:
CGGTCGGCGACCGACCGGGAGTCACCCATCTTGCCCACGAACTGCTGCGCAACCCCAAAGACGGTTATGTCGTGGTGGGCATCTGCATCGCAGGATACGGGCCGTGCCGCGGTGAATCGCTCACCGTTGGAAGCCGTGAGATTCCGATTCTGGGCGACGAAACCAGCGCGCCGGCAGCGCTCGACGAATGCGGTGCCGACACCATGGCGGTTACCCGCACCGAGCACTTCGGAGTACACGGGATCCGAGAGTTGATGTGGCAGTTGGAGACCACCGACGTGGACCTCGTGGTCGCGCCCGGGGTGGTGGACGTGGCCTGCGCCCGGCTGACCCTGCGACCCATCGCCGGCTTCCCGTTGCTGCATGTGGAGAAGCCCCAATATGAGGGAAGCCAGCGCTTCTTGAAGCGCGCCTTCGACTTCTGCTTCGCTATGGCCGCGCTCGCCGTAACCGCACCGCTGATGGCCGCGGCCACCATCGCGATCAAGCTGACCAGTGCAGGGCCGATCTTCTACCGCGCCGAGCGAATTGGCCGGGACGGCGAGCCCTTTACGATGCTGAAGTTCCGGACCATGGTCGACGGGGCCGACACCCAGGTTGAGGGTCTACTCCCGCTCAACCAAGGCGCGGGCGGTGTGCTGTTCAAGATCCACCAGGATCCTCGCGTCACGCCGGTCGGCAAGATCCTGCGCCGCTTCAGCATCGACGAATTGCCGCAATTCATCAACGTCTTGAAACGCGACATGAGCGTCGTTGGCCCGCGGCCGCCGCTACGGCGCGAAGTGGAGACCTACGACGGCGAGGTCAAACGGCGTCTGCTGGTGAAGCCGGGCATCACCGGACTGTGGCAGGTCAGCGGACGGTCGGATCTGTCCTGGGAGGACTCCGTGCGACTCGATCTGTCGTACGTCGACAACTGGTCGATGGCAGGCGATCTCGTGATCATCGCCAGAACACTGCGAGCGGTTCTGGCGAGCGATGGGGCCTATTGATGGAGGGGGACATCATGATTGAGCCGACGGCAGGGGAGGCTCCCCTGCCGTCGGCGCCCCAGTCGGTGTCGTCGGCGCCGCCACCCTCGCCTGCCGAGCCGACCGAGCCTGCCGAGCCGCGCGATCCGGCGCCACCGTCGGTGCCGCAGGCGCGGATCGCGCACGCCTTCTCGGTGCAATTGCTCTGCCGGGCACTGGGGATGCTGGCCTCGGTCGTTTCCGTCGCGATGACGGCCCGCTACCTAGGGCCGGACCGGTACGGACAGCTCATGGTCGCGGTCGCCTTCATCGGGATATGGACGAGCATGACCGATCTCGGCATCAGCACCGTCATCGTGCGCCGAGTGACGTCCGGCCGCGGTGAATTGGAACGACTGGTCCGTGTGAACAGCGGTCTGTCCCTGGTGTATTGCCTCCCCTTGGGGATCATCGCGGCGATCACCGGGTTGCTCATCTATCGCGACGCCAGCGTGCGGGTCATGTTGGTGGTGCTGTCGGGACAGCTGCTGATGCTGACGATGCGCACGCGGTTCGAGCCGGTGTTCCTGTCCACCGTCCGCTTTTCCGCGGTGGCCATTTCCGATCTCGCGGGCCGGCTGGGCACACTGGCGATGGTCAGCTGGCTGGTGACCGCCCACGCCGACGTGATCTGGTTCGCGGTGGCACAGCTGATCCCACCGGCCGTGCAGTTGTTGATCCAAGGCACGGCGGCCGCCCAGCACATCTCGCTGCGCCCGATTTTCGCGCTACGCGAAGCCCTCGACCTGTTGCGAGAAAGCCTGCCGCTGATGGGCGTAGCGGTGGTCGGCATCGTGTATTGGCGCGCCGACGGCGTGATTCTGTCGCTGATGAGCACCCATGCCGAGGTCGGGGTGTACGGGTTGGCGTATCTGATCGCGTTCAACACCGAGGCGCTGTCGGTCTTTTTCCTCAAGTCGACGTTGTCGACGGCCACCGAACTCTTCGCCCGCGATGTCAAGGCTTACGTCGTATTCCTGCGCCGCAGTGTGGAATTGATGTACTTCATTGCCGTCCCGGTTGCTGTGGTCGGCAGCATGCTGGCGGTACCTCTGTGAGGCTGTTCGGCGACCAGGCTTTCGTCGACGGCCGCGGCGGACCGACGCTGGCACTGCTGTTCATTGCTGTCGCGCTGCGCTTTGTCACGGCAACTCTCGGCCAGGGGCTGTTCGCCTGCCACCAGCAACGGTTCTTCTTCCAATTGTTCGTGGCGACTCTGGTGTTGAATCTCACGCTGAACCTTGTCCTGGACGGCCGGTACGGCGCCGTCGGCGCGGGTGTCGCACTGGTGGCAACCGAACTGTTCGGCATGCTGTTCGCCCGCTGGCGGCTACGTCGCGAGTGCGGCTATCGCGACCCAGGCTGGTTCCTGCTGCAAGTGTTGGTGCCTACGGCTGCCAGTGTCCCTGTCGTGCTGCTGCTTTCGGGTCAACACGTGGTTTTGATCCTGGCGGCGGCCGGTGCGGTATATCTCGCCGTCAGCATGGTCGTCGGGCCTGTCAAGTGGTCGATGATGACCGGACTCTTCGGAAAGCAGGTGGTGGCATGACGATCGAAATGGACCGCGCGTATCTCAAACGGCCGGTCGGCGCCACGGCCCGATCGCTGCCGTCCGAGCGACCGCTGGCGGCGTTGATCGTGACCTACAAGAGTCACGATCTGGTGGAAGGTTGTCTGGCCGGCCTCGCCGAGCATGCGCCCGAACTGCCCGTCTACGTCTATGAGAACAGCGGCGACCAGTACCCCGGCCGCGAAGAGTTGGTCGCGCGCCATCTGAACGTGCACTGGGTGCTCGGATCGGTGAACCTCGGATTCGGCGCCGCGTTCAACGCGTTGGTGGAGCACGTTCCTGCCGATGCCGACCTGCTGCTGTTGAACGCCGACACCCGGCTGGTGGGTCCGTTGACCCGAACCCGAGAGTTGTTGCGTCAGCATGGTGTGGCGGCCGTCTCGCCGTTGATCAACGACAGGGGTGCCCCCGGTCCGGCGCAGTGGGACATCGCTACTCGCCGCCGCACCCTGGGCCGGGCCTTGGTTGCGGCCGCCGGCTATTCGGATGCGCTGCGGGGCACCCCGGTCTCCCACTTGTATGCCAGCCAGCCCACCGAATCACAAAGCATCGACGGTTACGTGGCCGGCATTTGCCTGGCCATCAACCGCGAGGCCTGGAACGAAATCGGCGGCTTCGACGAGGAGTTCTTCCTTTACGGCGAGGAAACCGATTGGCAGCAACGTGCCACCGCGGCGGGCTGGCGGGTGCTGTTGGCCAACGAACTCGACGTCGAACACGGCAACCCCGCGGCGGCGGTCAACACGGTCAACACGGTCAACACGGTCAACACGGCGCCCGAACCGGGCGCCGCGCACGGGGCGGAAGTGTCCAGCCCCGAGCGGCGCCGCAACCGTGACTTGTTGCGCGCCAACATCGCTCTGCTGCTCGAACGCGAACACACCGTTCATCACGCCGACGTCTACCTGGCCGGCACCACGATCCTGGAGCGGGTGCAGCGGTCCAAGCGCGATGCACGTAAGCGGTTCATCGCCGTTCGCCGCACCTCCAAGCCGTCCATCGTCATCACCACCAACCGCCCGGTGTATGGCGGCGCCGAACGCCAGAAGGCACTGTTGGCAACGGAATTGGACCGGCGCGGATACCCGGTCACCATCGCCTGCATGCAGCGTTTCGGCCCGCTGATCAAAGAGATCCCGCACGGCGTGCGGGTGGTGCGCCAACCCTGGTGGGCCCCGGCGCTGGACCTGCCCGCCGGACCCGCCGTGCTGATCAGTGGCGACACCAACACGGAGACAGGCTTCGCCGCCCTATGGCGCGCGGGTGCCAGGAACCGACGCTGGCTGGTCGCACCGCACGTGCCGCCCGAAAACGACCGGCCGATCTACTCGCGGCCGCTCACCGCGGCGATGCGCCGCGCGGACGGCTTCGTCGCATTGGCACACCGCCACTGGGACATGCTCACCGTGCACCATCGGCTCGGCCACCGGCCGTCGCGACTATTCATCGCTCCCAACGGCGTTGCGGTGACCGACGCGCCTCGGCGGCGCGTCCGCCCCGCCGGCGAGCCACCGCACCTGGTCATGCTGTCCCGCATCGTCGAACACAAGAACCCGCAGCTCCTGATCGAGGCGCTGGCAGGGTTGGCCGAGCTACCTTGGAAACTCTCGATCTTCGGGGACGGACCCGACCGGGAGCGGTTGCAGGCCGGCACGCCGGCCGAGCTGTGCGACCGTGTCCACTGGCGCGGGTGGTCCACCGGGCCGGGGCCGGCACTGGCCGACGCCGACCTGCTCTGTGTACCGAGTCGGTCCGAAGCATTTCCGCTCGTGGTTCTGGAAGCGATGGCCCGAGGGGTGCCAGTCGCTGCGTCGGGGGTCTGCGCGGTGCCGGAAATGCTCGACTTCGGCAAGGCAGGTTATGTCGTCGAGCCAGTGTCGGTGTCGGCATGGCGAACTCGATTGGCCGACATCCTGGCCAACCCGGACGCACTGCCGGCGATGGGCGAGCGCGGTTTCGCGCGTCTGTGCTCCCACTACACGGTGGAAGCGATGACCGATGCCTACCTGGACGCAATAGATGCCGTGTTGTGCAGCCCCCTGTGAAAACCCTCCGTTGGATAGAAGGAAACGAGAAATCGATGAAATGCCGCCTGTGCGACTCGAACCGAATGCTCAGTGTGTTGGACCTTGGCGCCACACCGCCGTGCGAAAAGATCCTCTCCGCGGACGAGCTGGACCTGCCTGAACCCACCTTCCCGCTGCACCTGCGGCTGTGCGAAGACTGCCTGCTGCTGCAGATTCCCGCGTTGATCACGCCGGAGGACACCTTCACCGAATACGCCTACTACTCTTCGTATTCCGACAGCTGGGTGCGGCACGCGAAATCCTTTGTGGAAGACGCGGTCCGACGACTGGGGCTCGACGCCGACTCGTTCATGGTGGAAGTCGCCAGCAACGATGGCTACCTGCTGCAACACGCCGTCGCCGCGGGCATACCGTGCCTGGGCATCGAGCCTTCCGTCAACGTTGGTGCCGCCGCCGTCGAACGGGGCGTCTCGACGTGGACGGAATTCCTCGACGAAGACGTGGCGCGCCGCGTGCGCACGCAGTACCGGCCGGCGGATCTGGTGGTCGCCAACAACGTCTATGCCCACATTCCCGATCTGCGGGGTTTCACCAAGTCCTTACGCGGATTGCTCGCCGACGACGGCTGGTTGAGCATCGAGGTGCACCACGCGCTGAACCTGGTGTCCCTCGGCCAGTTCGACACCATTTACCACGAACACTTCCAGTACTACACGCTGTTCTCGGCGACCTATGCGCTTGCCCAGGCCGGGCTTGCCGTGGTGGATGTCGAACTGCTGCCGACCCACGGCGGGTCAATCCGGGTGTGGGCCCGGCCCGTGGAGTCCGCCGGCGCGCCGACGGCACGGGTTTGTGAGGTGCTGCTGATGGAAGAGGCTGCGGGACTTCATCGCTCGGACGGCTATCTGCAACTGCGGCGGCGCACCGAGGCGATTCGTCACGACCTGCTGGCGTTCTTGTTGCGCTGCCGCGCCCAGGGGAAGCGCGTCGTCGGGTACGGGGCGCCGGGCAAGGGCAACACGCTGCTGAACTACTGCGGGATCCGCAGCGATCTGCTCGAGTACACGGTCGACCGCAATCCTTACAAGCACGGCCATTTCACACCGGGCACCCGGATTCCCATTCACGACCCCGAGATGATCGCCAAGGACCGTCCGGATGTGGTGTTGGGACTGCCGTGGAACCTGGAGCCCGAGCTCACCGACCAACTCAGCTATATCGCCGAATGGGGTGGCCAATTGGTCTTTCCGCTCCCGACCCTGCACGTCGCGGACTTGAAGTCGCGCAGCGCCGCGCTGCGATGAGCGGCTGCCGAGGGTGCGGCGGCACCGAACTGACCAGGGTGTTGGATCTGGGGAATCTGCCCGCGGCAGATGACTTTCCGTTGGCAACCCAACCGATCAGTGCCAGCGAGTCGGCCCATGCACTGGCGATGGATCTGTGTGGGTGCTGCGGGCTTGCCCAACTCGCCGATGACGACACCATCACCGCCGAACCCCGCGGGATCGAACCGCAGGCCCTGCGCGACCAGGCCGCCGACGCCGTCCAACGCGTGGCGGATGCCGGCTTGCTACGTGGCACGACGATACGCGAATTCGGCAGCCCGCATGGCGGTACGTGGCTGCCGCTCCTCGCCGAACGCGGGTTTGTGGTGGCCCCCGGAGCCGCGACTGACCACCCGGCGGATATCGTGCTCGATTCGTTCGGTGTCATGCACGACCCCGATCAGCGTGCCTCCTTCGAAGTGCGGGCAAAGGCAACCGCACCGGACGGGCTGTTGCTGGTGCAGTTCCCCTCGCTCATGGCGATGGTGACGCAAGGGCAGTGGAATGCGTTGCGGCACGGTCACTTCGGCTACTACTCACTGACCGCCTTGATCAGGCTGCTCGATGCCGTCGGGATGAGCGTAGCCACGGCGTGGGAGTTCGACCTGTACGGTGGCACCTTTCTGGTGGCCGCGGTGCACGGTCGGACCGAGCCGGACGAGCGCATCAACGACATTTTGCAGCGCGAGCGGGATTTCGGGGTGACGGATCCCGATGTGCTCGGCCGGCTGCAGCGAGCCGTCGAAAGTCACGCGGCACAGCTGCGCGATTGGCTTGTCGCGCAGGCGAACAGCCAGCACACGGTGTACAGCTACGGCGCCGGTTCGCGCGTGCCAGCCCTGTTCAGCATCGCCGGTGTCGATCGAAGCCTCGTCGCCGCAGTCGCCGACGGCTCCCCCCTCAAGCAGGGGCGCCGCATCCCGGGAACCGATATCTCGATCATCTCCCCCGAGCAGCTGATCGCCGCCGATCCCGACCGCGTACTGCTCACGCTGCCGGACCTGTACGACGAGGTTCGGGACCGCTACCCCCAACTCGACGGGCGCTGGTGGGTTGATCCCGGCCCGGTGGGGGCCACGGTACCGCGATGACCGCCCGTCGAGTGCTGTGGCTTTCGCCATGGCTGCGGCCGCTGGCCCGGGTCCAGGCCGAGGCGTTGCAGCGGCGTGGCACCGAAGTGCTGTTGGTGACCTCCGACCAGCATCCGGAGTCCGACGCTCCGCGAAGCTATGAACTGGTGCTGGACCCGCGATTTCGCACGGTCGCGACCTGGCCTGACACGGTTGCCGCCTGGCGCCGGGTCCGCGACTTCCGAGCGGACGTTGTGATCACCGAGTTGGTTCGGGATCCGCGCTGGATCGCGCTGACCGGGCGCAAACCACGGATACAGCTCGTCCATGACGACCGTCCCCACGACGCGGGCGAACAGCGGCCGGCTTACGAGCGTGCGGTGTTTGATCGCTGGGGTGCGCGGTCGGCGGCCACCGTCACCTACAGCCGCTACGTCGCGGCCGCCGTCACCGCGCGGCGCGACGTGGCCGGCACCGACGTGCACGTGGTGCCCCTCACCAGCGACCTGGACGCGAAACATGTTCCGTCGTTGGTCAGTTCCTACGAGCGTCGTGACTTCGTCATGATCGGCCGACTCAACCCCTACAAGAACATCGACGTCGTGCTCGAAGCCTGGCGGCGTCACGTGGACGGCGGTGAGTGGCGTGGCGACAACCTGGTGCTCATCGGCGACGGGCAACTCGGTGACCGCAGACTGCCGAAGCACACACAATGGCGCGCCGGCAGGTACCGCTACTCCGACGTCATCGAAATGCTCGCTGCGGCAAAGGGCTCTGTTGCCCACTACCGGCGTGCCTCACAAAGCGGAGTGCAGGTGCTCTCCATGCAGCAGGCGGTGATGCCCATCGTTTCCACGGCCGGTGGCCTGCCCGAATACCAACCGCCCGAATGCGCTCCGGTGGGGATCGACGACGTGGCAGGGCTTGCCGCCACGTTCGACCGGCTCGCCGATCCCGCGGTGGCGGCCCGCTCCGGCGTGGTCGCGGCGCGGCATTACGCGCAGCGCTGCACCGTCGAGCACGCCGCGGATGGGCTACTGAAAGTCATCGACGAGGTGTTGTCACCTGCCGCGAGTGGACGCAACAGCCACGCACCGCGCAGAAGTCGTGCACGTATTGCTTCGGCATGGCGAACGGATGAAATTCATCCGACCTCACCATGGACATCTGGTCGCGCTCGACGTCGAACTCCGACACCGGCCGCAGCCCCGACTCGGTGATGGCATACACGAAGTAGCCAAGGTCTTCGATCTCGTCGAATAGCTTGGAGATTGGCACGTCGAGATGGCGCTGTTCGATCTCGATGAGTATCGAGGGGCGCCAACGCCGAAACATCTCGGCGCCCCCGCGCAGCACGGCCGTCTCGTGCCCTTCCACGTCGATCTTGACGAAATCCACTTCAACGCCGTGCAATTCGTCGTCCAACCGAACCACCGGGACTTCGATCTTGCGGACGGTCACATCCTGACCGTCGAACCCGTGCGCGAGACTGCCTTGCGCGGTCACCTGCCGATTGCGCCGTTCTGGCACCAGGATTTCCGCGCTACCGACATGATCGGATACCGCGACCGGACTGAAATGCACGCCGGGGCGGGTCGTGGCGAGTTTGCGCAGCATCGGCGCGTTGTCCGGGTGCGGTTCAAAGCTGTACACCTGCCCGGACGTTCCGACGCGTCGGGCCAGGTGGTAGGTGAACAGGCCCCAACTGGCGCCCACGTCGACCACCGTCGCCCCGATGGGCGCAAAGTGATCGGCCACCGTCATCGCGAGATCCTGGGAACTTCTTCGCCGCCAGAGCATCTCGGTCGCGGTCGCCATCGCGGCGCGGCCGAGGTATCGCCCGACGTTCCGCACCGTCACATACTTTGCGGCCCAATTGGCTGCTTCGCTGTGCAGCAAGCGGTCCCTCACGGTCACTTTGTTCACCTGCCTTCAGTTT
Protein-coding regions in this window:
- a CDS encoding class I SAM-dependent methyltransferase is translated as MSGCRGCGGTELTRVLDLGNLPAADDFPLATQPISASESAHALAMDLCGCCGLAQLADDDTITAEPRGIEPQALRDQAADAVQRVADAGLLRGTTIREFGSPHGGTWLPLLAERGFVVAPGAATDHPADIVLDSFGVMHDPDQRASFEVRAKATAPDGLLLVQFPSLMAMVTQGQWNALRHGHFGYYSLTALIRLLDAVGMSVATAWEFDLYGGTFLVAAVHGRTEPDERINDILQRERDFGVTDPDVLGRLQRAVESHAAQLRDWLVAQANSQHTVYSYGAGSRVPALFSIAGVDRSLVAAVADGSPLKQGRRIPGTDISIISPEQLIAADPDRVLLTLPDLYDEVRDRYPQLDGRWWVDPGPVGATVPR
- a CDS encoding sugar transferase, whose protein sequence is MTEGAPSLTTTLRSPVSPRADRPSVTVLPARRSGVGTDSRWQQRYANRLRLTDSVIVCAAVALAQFVRFGDAPNHSGYPGPVMTLFSCLFAALWLSSIAVFHARSTRIIGAGIDEYRRIASASFWTFGIIAMVTLLAKIDLARGYLAVALPVGTMGLLASRNVWRKHVWHKRAQGQYQTNVLAVGDRPGVTHLAHELLRNPKDGYVVVGICIAGYGPCRGESLTVGSREIPILGDETSAPAALDECGADTMAVTRTEHFGVHGIRELMWQLETTDVDLVVAPGVVDVACARLTLRPIAGFPLLHVEKPQYEGSQRFLKRAFDFCFAMAALAVTAPLMAAATIAIKLTSAGPIFYRAERIGRDGEPFTMLKFRTMVDGADTQVEGLLPLNQGAGGVLFKIHQDPRVTPVGKILRRFSIDELPQFINVLKRDMSVVGPRPPLRREVETYDGEVKRRLLVKPGITGLWQVSGRSDLSWEDSVRLDLSYVDNWSMAGDLVIIARTLRAVLASDGAY
- a CDS encoding class I SAM-dependent methyltransferase; the encoded protein is MKCRLCDSNRMLSVLDLGATPPCEKILSADELDLPEPTFPLHLRLCEDCLLLQIPALITPEDTFTEYAYYSSYSDSWVRHAKSFVEDAVRRLGLDADSFMVEVASNDGYLLQHAVAAGIPCLGIEPSVNVGAAAVERGVSTWTEFLDEDVARRVRTQYRPADLVVANNVYAHIPDLRGFTKSLRGLLADDGWLSIEVHHALNLVSLGQFDTIYHEHFQYYTLFSATYALAQAGLAVVDVELLPTHGGSIRVWARPVESAGAPTARVCEVLLMEEAAGLHRSDGYLQLRRRTEAIRHDLLAFLLRCRAQGKRVVGYGAPGKGNTLLNYCGIRSDLLEYTVDRNPYKHGHFTPGTRIPIHDPEMIAKDRPDVVLGLPWNLEPELTDQLSYIAEWGGQLVFPLPTLHVADLKSRSAALR
- a CDS encoding FkbM family methyltransferase, encoding MATATEMLWRRRSSQDLAMTVADHFAPIGATVVDVGASWGLFTYHLARRVGTSGQVYSFEPHPDNAPMLRKLATTRPGVHFSPVAVSDHVGSAEILVPERRNRQVTAQGSLAHGFDGQDVTVRKIEVPVVRLDDELHGVEVDFVKIDVEGHETAVLRGGAEMFRRWRPSILIEIEQRHLDVPISKLFDEIEDLGYFVYAITESGLRPVSEFDVERDQMSMVRSDEFHPFAMPKQYVHDFCAVRGCCVHSRQVTTPRR
- a CDS encoding glycosyltransferase, with the protein product MTIEMDRAYLKRPVGATARSLPSERPLAALIVTYKSHDLVEGCLAGLAEHAPELPVYVYENSGDQYPGREELVARHLNVHWVLGSVNLGFGAAFNALVEHVPADADLLLLNADTRLVGPLTRTRELLRQHGVAAVSPLINDRGAPGPAQWDIATRRRTLGRALVAAAGYSDALRGTPVSHLYASQPTESQSIDGYVAGICLAINREAWNEIGGFDEEFFLYGEETDWQQRATAAGWRVLLANELDVEHGNPAAAVNTVNTVNTVNTAPEPGAAHGAEVSSPERRRNRDLLRANIALLLEREHTVHHADVYLAGTTILERVQRSKRDARKRFIAVRRTSKPSIVITTNRPVYGGAERQKALLATELDRRGYPVTIACMQRFGPLIKEIPHGVRVVRQPWWAPALDLPAGPAVLISGDTNTETGFAALWRAGARNRRWLVAPHVPPENDRPIYSRPLTAAMRRADGFVALAHRHWDMLTVHHRLGHRPSRLFIAPNGVAVTDAPRRRVRPAGEPPHLVMLSRIVEHKNPQLLIEALAGLAELPWKLSIFGDGPDRERLQAGTPAELCDRVHWRGWSTGPGPALADADLLCVPSRSEAFPLVVLEAMARGVPVAASGVCAVPEMLDFGKAGYVVEPVSVSAWRTRLADILANPDALPAMGERGFARLCSHYTVEAMTDAYLDAIDAVLCSPL